Proteins encoded by one window of Petrotoga sp. 9PW.55.5.1:
- the ilvD gene encoding dihydroxy-acid dehydratase: MNKTYRSDEIKKGVSKAPHRSLLYALGLSDDELNKPIIGIANSANDIIPGHKHLNEICQNVKNGVYAAGGVPLAFSTIGICDGIAMGHSGMNYSLPSRELIADSIESVARAYKFDGLVLIPNCDKIVPGMLMAALRLNIPAIVISGGPMLAGNHKGRKIDLHDMFEAVGARINGTISDEELKEMEKSSCPGYGSCAGMFTANSMNCLTEVLGLALPGNGTIPAVFSQRRRLATETGQKIMELVEKDIKPLDIFTKDTVENAIVLDMALGCSTNTALHLPAIIKEAGIDFDLNLINEVSEKTPHLCSLSPAGEHHIEDLYFAGGIPAVLKELSKKDLLNLDCLTVTGKSLKETIDSVEYVNHEIIRPIDNPYHHEGGLTILKGNIAPDGAVVKKIAVADEMLVHEGPARVFNKEEEAIKAIYAGKIKEGDVVVILYEGPKGGPGMREMLAPTSALAGMGLDKKVALITDGRFSGATRGAAIGHVSPEAAAGGPIGVITDGDIISINIPKKKLELKISDEELKQRLEKFNPSFSESTGYLNRYSKFVQSADRGAFLG; encoded by the coding sequence ATGAATAAAACATATAGAAGTGATGAAATAAAAAAAGGTGTATCTAAAGCTCCTCATCGATCCTTACTATACGCTTTGGGGCTTAGTGATGATGAATTAAATAAACCAATAATAGGAATAGCAAATTCTGCCAACGATATAATTCCTGGGCATAAACATCTTAACGAGATTTGTCAAAACGTTAAGAATGGGGTTTACGCTGCAGGAGGTGTTCCTTTGGCTTTTTCTACCATAGGCATCTGTGATGGTATTGCTATGGGACATAGTGGAATGAATTATTCACTTCCAAGTAGAGAATTGATAGCTGATTCAATAGAATCTGTCGCAAGAGCTTATAAATTCGATGGATTGGTTCTTATACCAAATTGTGACAAGATAGTTCCAGGTATGTTGATGGCTGCCTTAAGGTTAAATATACCCGCAATAGTAATTAGTGGTGGTCCTATGCTTGCTGGAAATCACAAAGGGAGAAAAATAGACCTACATGATATGTTTGAAGCAGTGGGTGCTCGAATTAATGGAACAATTTCTGATGAAGAATTGAAAGAAATGGAAAAATCATCCTGTCCGGGGTACGGGTCTTGTGCTGGGATGTTTACAGCTAATTCAATGAATTGCCTAACAGAGGTTTTAGGACTTGCGCTGCCGGGAAATGGAACGATTCCGGCAGTTTTTTCACAAAGAAGGAGATTAGCAACTGAAACCGGCCAAAAAATAATGGAACTGGTAGAAAAAGACATAAAACCCTTAGATATCTTTACAAAAGATACAGTAGAGAATGCTATCGTTTTAGATATGGCATTGGGTTGCTCAACAAATACTGCTCTTCACTTACCTGCAATAATTAAAGAAGCAGGGATAGATTTTGATTTGAATTTAATTAATGAAGTCAGTGAAAAAACACCTCATTTGTGTAGTTTATCCCCTGCTGGTGAACATCACATTGAGGATTTGTACTTTGCTGGAGGTATACCGGCAGTATTAAAAGAGTTATCTAAAAAAGATTTACTGAACCTAGATTGTTTAACTGTAACAGGAAAAAGCTTAAAAGAAACGATAGATTCAGTTGAGTATGTTAATCATGAAATAATCAGACCTATTGACAATCCTTATCATCATGAAGGTGGATTAACAATATTGAAAGGGAATATCGCTCCAGATGGTGCTGTGGTTAAAAAGATCGCAGTTGCAGATGAAATGTTGGTACACGAAGGCCCTGCTCGAGTTTTCAATAAAGAGGAAGAAGCGATTAAAGCCATCTATGCTGGAAAGATAAAAGAAGGAGATGTTGTGGTTATTCTATATGAAGGGCCAAAAGGTGGGCCTGGAATGAGGGAAATGTTGGCACCTACATCGGCCTTAGCTGGTATGGGATTAGATAAGAAAGTTGCTTTAATAACAGATGGAAGATTTTCAGGTGCAACAAGAGGAGCAGCGATAGGACATGTCTCTCCAGAAGCCGCTGCTGGAGGTCCTATAGGGGTAATTACAGATGGAGATATTATATCGATTAACATCCCCAAAAAGAAACTAGAACTAAAAATTTCTGATGAAGAGTTAAAACAAAGGTTGGAAAAGTTTAATCCGTCTTTTTCAGAAAGTACTGGCTATTTAAATAGATACAGTAAGTTCGTACAATCTGCCGATAGGGGAGCGTTTTTAGGATAA